In Gemmatimonadota bacterium, a single genomic region encodes these proteins:
- a CDS encoding NAD-dependent epimerase/dehydratase family protein: protein MRVLVTGADGFVGGWLVRRLLQAGHRVLGAVRVGWGPSKGLSEAERQAVQWVDFDLVSSDSVGRVGQLSPDVVVHLAALASGVDARRDPGEAWAVNAAGSARLAETMGRLRRDGAADPLFVLASTGEVYGHGQGRPSVESDSLVPASPYAASKVGAEIAVAEVSRRTGLRTIVVRAFPHTGPGQSDQYAIPALADRIRTAKRIGAPVIKTGNLEPVRDVLDVRDVVAAYHALIDQGQAGSTYNVATGHGVTLREVVLRLMEVVGHRVILEADPNLARPNDLQYLVGDPSRLVADTGWKPSIPLEQTLKDLLDAQAD, encoded by the coding sequence ATGAGGGTACTGGTCACCGGCGCTGACGGCTTTGTGGGGGGCTGGCTCGTGCGCCGGCTGCTCCAGGCCGGGCACCGGGTTCTTGGCGCGGTGCGGGTCGGGTGGGGGCCGTCCAAGGGATTGTCGGAGGCTGAGCGTCAGGCGGTTCAGTGGGTCGATTTTGACCTCGTGTCGTCCGACTCGGTCGGCCGAGTTGGGCAACTCTCGCCGGATGTCGTGGTCCATTTGGCCGCCCTCGCCTCAGGGGTGGATGCTCGGCGGGACCCGGGTGAGGCGTGGGCGGTGAACGCCGCGGGTTCGGCTCGCTTGGCGGAGACGATGGGCCGGCTCCGGCGTGATGGAGCCGCCGACCCGCTGTTCGTGCTGGCGTCGACCGGTGAAGTCTATGGCCATGGCCAGGGGCGCCCCTCGGTCGAGTCCGACTCTCTGGTGCCGGCATCCCCGTACGCCGCGAGCAAGGTCGGGGCGGAAATTGCCGTCGCGGAGGTGTCCCGTCGCACTGGGCTCCGGACCATCGTCGTCCGAGCGTTCCCCCACACCGGGCCGGGCCAAAGCGACCAATATGCCATTCCGGCGTTGGCCGATCGGATTCGGACCGCGAAACGGATCGGGGCGCCAGTCATCAAGACCGGAAACCTCGAACCGGTGCGTGACGTGCTCGACGTGCGGGATGTGGTGGCGGCCTATCACGCCCTGATCGATCAGGGCCAGGCTGGGTCGACATACAACGTGGCCACCGGCCACGGCGTGACGCTCCGCGAGGTGGTCCTTCGCTTAATGGAAGTCGTGGGTCATCGGGTTATTCTCGAGGCCGATCCGAACCTCGCCCGGCCGAACGACCTCCAGTACTTGGTCGGCGATCCCAGCCGTCTCGTTGCGGATACCGGGTGGAAGCCCTCCATTCCTCTCGAACAAACATTGAAAGACCTGCTCGATGCCCAAGCGGACTGA
- the gmd gene encoding GDP-mannose 4,6-dehydratase: protein MPRALITGVTGQDGSYLAELLLTKGYEVVGMVRRTSHHSYERIEPLLDSIRIVTADLLDQHSLTEVLRDVKPDEVYNLAAQSYVPTSFTQPVLTGEFTALGVTRILEAVRLACPTTRFYQASSSEMFGKVQETPQNERTPFYPRSPYGVAKLYGHWITVNYRESYGLHAVSGILFNHESPRRGIEFVTRKISDGVARIKLGLAKELRLGNLDAKRDWGFAGDYVEAMWRMLQPAEPRDYVIGSGTTHSVRDLAELAFGHVGLDWHDHVVTDPAHMRPAEVDLLIADPSRAAAELGWTPRVSFVDLVRMMVDADLARLKGSR from the coding sequence ATGCCGAGGGCGCTAATAACCGGGGTCACGGGGCAGGACGGGTCCTACCTGGCCGAGTTGTTGTTGACCAAGGGATATGAGGTGGTCGGCATGGTTCGCCGAACCAGTCATCACAGTTACGAACGGATCGAACCCCTGCTGGACTCGATTCGGATCGTTACGGCCGATTTGCTCGATCAGCACTCCCTGACCGAGGTGCTGCGGGACGTCAAGCCGGACGAGGTCTACAACTTGGCCGCCCAGTCCTATGTGCCAACGTCATTCACCCAGCCGGTGCTGACGGGCGAGTTCACCGCGCTTGGGGTCACCAGGATCCTCGAGGCGGTCCGGTTGGCCTGTCCGACGACGAGGTTCTACCAAGCCAGCTCGTCCGAGATGTTCGGCAAGGTCCAAGAGACCCCCCAAAATGAGCGGACCCCGTTCTACCCGCGATCGCCGTATGGCGTGGCCAAGTTGTATGGCCACTGGATCACGGTGAACTACCGGGAGTCGTATGGTTTGCATGCGGTGAGCGGCATCCTGTTCAATCACGAGTCGCCTCGGCGCGGAATCGAGTTTGTCACTCGGAAGATTTCCGATGGCGTCGCCCGCATCAAACTCGGCCTCGCGAAAGAACTGCGGCTCGGGAACCTCGACGCGAAGCGGGACTGGGGGTTTGCCGGCGACTATGTGGAGGCTATGTGGCGGATGCTCCAGCCGGCCGAGCCGCGTGACTATGTGATCGGCTCCGGCACGACGCACAGCGTTCGGGACCTGGCTGAACTGGCGTTCGGCCACGTCGGGCTCGACTGGCATGATCATGTAGTTACCGACCCGGCCCATATGCGGCCGGCGGAGGTTGATCTGTTGATCGCGGATCCTTCGCGAGCCGCCGCCGAGTTGGGTTGGACGCCGCGGGTGTCGTTCGTCGATTTGGTTCGGATGATGGTCGACGCCGACCTCGCCCGGCTCAAGGGTTCGCGATGA
- the rpmB gene encoding 50S ribosomal protein L28, which translates to MARVCAVCAKGPTTGNHVSHANNRRKRRWMPNLQTVRVLVDGAPKRIRVCTRCIRSEKVVKAA; encoded by the coding sequence ATGGCACGTGTCTGCGCCGTCTGCGCCAAAGGCCCAACGACCGGCAACCATGTCAGCCACGCCAACAACCGGCGGAAGCGGCGCTGGATGCCCAATCTTCAGACCGTTCGCGTGCTGGTTGACGGCGCTCCGAAGCGGATTCGGGTCTGCACCCGCTGTATTCGCAGCGAAAAGGTCGTCAAGGCGGCCTAG
- a CDS encoding 50S ribosomal protein L17, with product MRHGSKGRQLSRTSAHKKAMLRNMAMSLFLHEKIVTTIAKAKELRPFAERLITLARRGDLHARRLAERKIQDRDVLKRLFAEIGPRFAARPGGYTRILKMGHRVGDGADTARIELVAE from the coding sequence ATGCGCCACGGTTCGAAGGGACGGCAGCTCTCCCGCACGTCGGCGCATAAGAAAGCCATGCTCCGGAACATGGCCATGAGCCTGTTTCTCCATGAGAAAATTGTCACGACCATCGCCAAGGCCAAGGAGCTTCGGCCCTTTGCCGAGCGGTTGATCACCTTGGCGCGCCGGGGCGACCTCCACGCCCGGCGGCTCGCGGAGCGGAAGATCCAGGACCGCGACGTCCTGAAGCGGCTCTTCGCCGAAATCGGCCCCCGGTTTGCGGCCCGGCCCGGTGGTTACACCCGGATTCTTAAGATGGGGCACCGGGTTGGCGACGGGGCTGACACCGCTCGTATCGAGCTCGTCGCCGAATGA
- a CDS encoding DNA-directed RNA polymerase subunit alpha, with product MSIDLIGLVHPHLVEMTKRDDNPNIAEFRLQPLERGFGHTLGNVLRRMLLSSLRGSAVWGFRMDGVVHEHQTVQGVLEDVHQIIQRFKALTLVLDEATDETILRIRREGKGAVYARDIQGSNNVRVVNPDHLLFTVQDDREISCDLYVNKGRGYVESEMHPADRSLPVDLVRIDAIYNPVRRANFTVSETRVGQRTDYDRLAVMIETNGTISPEDAIAYAAALAQEHFRYFVEFGRVPTARAISHDHVAVAGGLRSKLSRLIDDLGLTVRTLNSLKNSNIRTLKDLVEYSEKELLDVKNVGEKAVAEIGDLLQREGLRFGMGFEEADGDFRIVKSGAAPTMGAAEGNA from the coding sequence ATGTCGATTGATCTGATCGGTTTGGTCCATCCGCATTTGGTCGAAATGACCAAGCGTGATGACAACCCTAACATTGCAGAGTTTCGGCTTCAGCCGCTGGAGCGGGGCTTCGGTCACACCCTCGGGAATGTCCTCCGGCGGATGTTGCTGTCCTCGTTACGGGGCTCGGCAGTGTGGGGCTTCCGGATGGACGGCGTGGTCCACGAGCACCAGACGGTCCAAGGGGTCCTGGAAGACGTCCATCAGATCATCCAGCGGTTCAAGGCCCTGACGCTCGTGCTCGACGAGGCCACCGACGAGACCATCCTCCGGATTCGCCGGGAGGGCAAGGGCGCCGTCTACGCCCGGGACATCCAGGGCAGCAACAATGTCCGGGTCGTCAATCCGGATCACTTGCTCTTTACGGTTCAGGACGATCGGGAGATCAGCTGCGACCTCTATGTCAACAAGGGGCGGGGCTACGTCGAATCCGAAATGCACCCGGCCGACCGGTCGTTGCCGGTGGACCTGGTTCGGATCGATGCGATCTACAATCCGGTCCGTCGGGCCAACTTCACGGTCAGCGAGACCCGGGTCGGTCAACGCACCGACTACGACCGCCTGGCGGTCATGATCGAGACCAACGGCACCATTTCGCCGGAAGATGCCATTGCCTACGCCGCTGCCCTGGCCCAGGAGCACTTCCGCTACTTCGTCGAGTTCGGCCGGGTGCCGACCGCTCGGGCCATCAGCCACGATCACGTCGCGGTCGCCGGCGGGCTCCGGTCCAAGCTCTCGCGGCTCATCGACGATCTCGGCCTCACGGTCCGGACCTTGAACTCGCTCAAGAACTCGAACATTCGGACCCTGAAGGACCTCGTCGAGTACTCCGAAAAGGAGTTGCTCGATGTCAAGAATGTTGGCGAGAAGGCTGTGGCCGAAATCGGCGACCTGCTTCAGCGCGAGGGACTGCGCTTCGGGATGGGTTTTGAGGAAGCCGATGGGGACTTCCGAATCGTGAAGAGCGGTGCGGCCCCGACGATGGGCGCCGCCGAAGGGAATGCGTAA
- a CDS encoding 30S ribosomal protein S4, translating to MSRYAGPACRLCRREGTKLFLKGTRCFTEKCAVDRRSYAPGQHGQAQAGKGGGRKMSEYAKQLREKQKVKRTYGLTERQFRNTFERASHEPGVKGTNLLVALESRLDNVAYRMGFATSRRGARQLVCHGHVEVDGHRVDIPSFRVKPGQEVRIAVGSHEIVPVKVAQEMAARGVSPTWLAVDHQKFTGRMTMVPTRDAIPTNANEQLIVELYSK from the coding sequence ATGTCACGATACGCTGGGCCGGCCTGTCGACTGTGTCGCCGCGAGGGGACCAAGCTGTTCCTGAAGGGCACCCGCTGTTTCACCGAGAAGTGCGCCGTCGATCGGCGCTCCTACGCTCCGGGTCAGCATGGCCAGGCGCAAGCGGGCAAAGGCGGCGGCCGGAAGATGTCCGAGTACGCCAAGCAGCTCCGGGAGAAGCAGAAGGTCAAGCGGACCTACGGCCTGACCGAGCGTCAATTCCGTAACACCTTCGAGCGGGCGTCGCACGAGCCCGGCGTCAAGGGTACCAATCTGCTGGTGGCCCTCGAGTCGCGCCTTGACAACGTCGCCTACCGGATGGGCTTTGCCACCAGCCGTCGCGGGGCGCGTCAGTTGGTCTGCCATGGCCACGTCGAAGTCGACGGCCATCGCGTGGATATTCCGTCCTTCCGCGTCAAGCCGGGTCAGGAAGTCCGGATTGCCGTCGGGTCTCACGAGATCGTGCCGGTCAAGGTTGCCCAGGAAATGGCGGCCCGCGGTGTCTCGCCGACCTGGTTGGCGGTCGATCACCAGAAGTTCACCGGTCGGATGACGATGGTTCCGACCCGGGATGCGATCCCGACGAACGCTAACGAACAGCTCATCGTCGAGCTCTACTCGAAGTAA
- a CDS encoding 30S ribosomal protein S11, whose translation MTAPETPSPVQPAVDAKVAAPKAAKRGKKLVESEGIAHIAATFNNTLITITDTRGNAVAWGTCGKAGFKGSKKSTPYAATVAAEAVGREAMNLGVRRVHVLVQGPGSGRESAIQALASAGLRVASIKDVTPIPHNGCRPPKKRRV comes from the coding sequence ATGACTGCACCCGAAACTCCCTCGCCGGTTCAGCCGGCGGTCGACGCGAAGGTCGCGGCTCCGAAAGCCGCCAAGCGGGGCAAGAAGCTGGTCGAATCCGAAGGGATCGCCCACATCGCTGCGACGTTCAACAACACGCTGATTACCATCACCGACACCCGTGGCAATGCCGTCGCTTGGGGTACCTGCGGCAAGGCGGGCTTCAAGGGGTCGAAGAAGTCCACGCCGTACGCGGCCACGGTGGCCGCTGAGGCCGTGGGCCGTGAGGCCATGAATCTTGGCGTTCGCCGAGTCCATGTGCTGGTGCAGGGCCCCGGCAGCGGGCGCGAGTCGGCCATCCAGGCGCTCGCGTCAGCGGGTCTCCGGGTCGCCTCGATCAAAGACGTCACGCCGATCCCGCACAATGGTTGCCGTCCTCCGAAGAAGCGCAGGGTCTGA
- a CDS encoding 30S ribosomal protein S13, whose amino-acid sequence MARISGVDLPRDKRVEIALTYIYGIGLSTSQKLLGGTGVNPDIRVRDLTDADVARLRQMIERSIRVEGALRTEIAMNIKRLMDIGSYRGSRHRKGLPVRGQRTHTNARTKKGPRRAIAGKKKATKK is encoded by the coding sequence ATGGCACGTATTTCCGGCGTCGATCTTCCGCGCGACAAGCGGGTTGAAATCGCCCTCACGTACATCTACGGCATCGGTCTGTCCACCAGCCAAAAGCTCCTGGGCGGCACCGGCGTCAATCCGGATATCCGCGTTCGCGATCTGACCGACGCCGACGTCGCTCGGCTTCGTCAGATGATCGAGCGAAGCATCCGGGTCGAGGGTGCCCTTCGGACTGAAATTGCGATGAACATCAAACGGTTGATGGACATCGGTTCCTATCGTGGGTCGCGCCACCGGAAGGGGCTCCCGGTTCGGGGGCAGCGGACTCACACCAACGCTCGGACCAAGAAGGGTCCGCGTCGGGCCATCGCTGGCAAGAAGAAGGCGACGAAGAAGTAA
- a CDS encoding 50S ribosomal protein L36 gives MKVRSSVKPICEHCKVVRRRGVVRITCKRNPKHKQRQG, from the coding sequence ATGAAGGTACGTTCGAGCGTCAAGCCAATCTGTGAGCACTGCAAGGTGGTTCGCCGCCGAGGTGTGGTCCGGATCACTTGCAAGCGGAACCCCAAGCACAAGCAGCGGCAGGGATAA